The genomic region TCGGGGTGTAAGGCGTACCGTCCTCTTTGACCGCGCCATCTTCGGCTTCAACGGTCCACAGGAAGATCTCGCCGAGGCCGGTAGATACCGGGCCCATAACGGCCTCTACGCCTTCTGGCAGCTGTTCCTTCGCAACCTGCAGCCGCTCGTTGATCAACTGGCGGGCAAAGAAGATGTCAGTGCCATCCTTGAAGATCACGGTGACCTGAGACAAGCCAGAGCGAGACAGGGAACGGGTCTGCTGAAGGCCCGGGAGACCGGCCATGGCCGTTTCAACTGGAAACGTGATCCGTTGTTCGGTTTCCAAAGGCGAATAACCAGGCGCTGCAGTGTTGATCTGCACCTGGACGTTGGTGATATCGGGTACCGCATCGATGGGCAGCTTTTGATAGCTGTAGATACCGATACCCGCCATGATCAGAACAGCGATCATTACTACGATGCGCTGCTCGATGGCGAATCTGATGATACGTTCAAACATGAGAAATCATCCTGTCAGTTCGCATCAGTGACCGTGTTCGGCAGAAGCTTTGCCGAGCTCGGACTTGAGTGTGAAGCTGCCACTGGTTGCTACCTGGGCGCCGGCTTCAATACCGTCGATGACTTCCACGTACCCATTGTCGCGACGACCCAGTTTTACCGGGCGGGTGTCAAACCCATCTGGGGTGCGTACGAATACCGAGGGTTTGTCTTCAACGGTCTGGACTGCGTGCTCAGGGACCGCTACGGCAACTCGATCAGTCTGGGAAGTGACCGCAATGTTCACGAACAGGCCTGGACGCCAGGCACCGTTGGGGTTGGTCAAGGTGACGCGGACAGTGGCTGCGCGGTTTTGCTCGCCCAGCAGGCTCCCGACATAACCCACCTTCCCTTCGACCTCGACATTCATGTCAGGCGAAGAGACTTTCACCGCACGACCAGTCGTGACCTTGCCCAGATCTGTAGGCGGGACGGCGAAGGTTGCCCAGACCTGATTCAGGTCAGAAAGGATGAAGGCGTTGGTCGCCTCGCTGACGACTTCGCCAACGGTCAGGTGTTTCTCCACCACCACGGCGTCGAAAGGAGCTCGGAGTTCGTAACGATTACCGCCAACGGAGTTAACCGAAGCACCGATCGCACCGACCTTCTGCTTGGCGTTGGCCAAGGAGATCTCCGCTTCTTGCAGCGCTTGGCGTGCTTGGAGGTAGTCTTGCTCCGCGGAAATCTTGTCCTGCCACAGCTGCTTCTCACGCTCGAAGGTCACTCGCGCCAGTTCGACGCGACGCTGTGCGGCCTGTTGTTCGCTGCGCAGGTCAGAGATCTGCTGGCTCGCGATTACAGCGAGGACCTGACCCTTTTTGACCGTCTCACCCAGGTCGGCTTGGACAGTCTCTACAACGCCAGGAACACGAGGAACCACGTGGGCGGTCCGGTCTTCATCGAAGCGAATTTCGCCCGGGAAGCTCACGACTGTACCCAAGTCACGCGGCGCTGCAGCTTCCAGGGCAACGCCGGCAGCCTTGATCTGCTCAGCGCTAAGCGTCAGCTTGCCCTCTTCTTCACCGCCCTCTTCGCTGTGGCCTTCTTCACCATGGCCCTCATCACCCTCCTCTTTGGCGGCAGATGCGGCTTTCTTTTCGTCGCCATGGCCATCGTTAGCGCCATGCTCGGCGGTACTAGCGGCCTGCTGTCCAGAACTGTTGTTCCAGGCAAGGCTGCCAAATCCGAGGGCTGCCACAGCGGCTACCGCGAGGGCGATCTTGCGTTTGTTATCCATTGCTACTCCTGCTGATCGTAGGCACCGGCTTGTTCAAGGCTGTGTGCCGAAGAAAATGTTTGGCCCGTTCAGCGAGCGCCGGCAGTTGAGCCGACTTCGCCATAAACCCTTTCCACCTGCGCACGCGCATTGGTCGCCGCTGCCAACGATTCGAGATATTGGCCACGAGCGACGATCAAGGTGCGCTGGGCATCCAGCACTTCGATGAAGCCGAATTTGCCCATCTCGAAGCCGCGGGTTGCGGTATCTACGGCTTGTTGGGCTGACGGCAGAATGGTCTTGTCGTAGGACTCGACCTCCTGCATGGCGGTGGACCACTGGTTCAACGCGGTTTGGGTTTCGGTGCGCAGCCGCAGCTCCACAGCATTGCGCTGGTCTCGGGCCTGATCTGCACGACGAGAAGCGGAAAGAATGTTGCCCTGGTTGCGATCAAACAGCGGCAAAGGCATAGAGACGCCCACAGTGTTGACACGCTCGCGCACAGAGCGGTCGTACTGGCTACCTACGCTGACGGTAAGGTTCGGGATACGCTGAGCTTTCTCTGAACCGAGCGAGGCATCGCTCTTGTCGATCTGTACCACGGCCTGGCGCATTTCTGCGGTCTGATCGAGCTTCGCCAGCAGCTCTTCAGTCCGCGGTGGCAGTCCCGGGGAGAGGGTTGGCGATTCGAGTCGATCAAAGACGGTGACCGAGCTCCCGGTAATTTGAGCGAGTTGCTGGTAAGCGGTCGTCTTTTCGGTTTCGGCACGTCGAACTTGCAGCTTTGCTTCGGCCAGTTGTACTTGGGCGCGGGTGGCCTCTACTGGAGACGATTTACCTGCGCGAACACGACCATCGACGATGCGGAGACCGCGCTCAGTCAGTTCGAGAGATTGCTTGGCCAGGTCAAGGCCTGTCTGGGCCCGCAATGCGGCGTAGAAGGCCTGTACGACGTCTGCCCGCAGACCGTTCACGCGACGGTCCAACTCCAGCTGTGCGGCGGTCTGCCCGTAAGTGGCGACGTCAACACGAGCTCCCCGCTTACCACCCAGCTCCAGGGTTTGGCTAAGCGACACGGTCGTCGTGCTGGTGTTACGACGGGTGTCTTCCACGTCGTACGAAATAGTGGGGTTGGGGATAAGCCCGGCCTGCTTGCGAGCACCATCAGCGATGCCAATCTCTTGCCGGGCCGCGGCCAGGTCAGGGTTGGCATCCATGGCCGTCGAAAGCGCCTGGGGCAAGCTGATGCTTTGAGCAAGAGCTGCAGGTGCCATCAATCCAGAGATGACTGCACAGAGTGCAGCGATCTTCCAGGGCGAGACGGAGGTCTTGGATAAGACATTGCGGTTATACCGGGGCACTTTGATGGTCCTCGTGCACAAACTTC from Pseudomonas synxantha harbors:
- a CDS encoding efflux RND transporter periplasmic adaptor subunit, encoding MDNKRKIALAVAAVAALGFGSLAWNNSSGQQAASTAEHGANDGHGDEKKAASAAKEEGDEGHGEEGHSEEGGEEEGKLTLSAEQIKAAGVALEAAAPRDLGTVVSFPGEIRFDEDRTAHVVPRVPGVVETVQADLGETVKKGQVLAVIASQQISDLRSEQQAAQRRVELARVTFEREKQLWQDKISAEQDYLQARQALQEAEISLANAKQKVGAIGASVNSVGGNRYELRAPFDAVVVEKHLTVGEVVSEATNAFILSDLNQVWATFAVPPTDLGKVTTGRAVKVSSPDMNVEVEGKVGYVGSLLGEQNRAATVRVTLTNPNGAWRPGLFVNIAVTSQTDRVAVAVPEHAVQTVEDKPSVFVRTPDGFDTRPVKLGRRDNGYVEVIDGIEAGAQVATSGSFTLKSELGKASAEHGH
- a CDS encoding TolC family protein, which translates into the protein MPRYNRNVLSKTSVSPWKIAALCAVISGLMAPAALAQSISLPQALSTAMDANPDLAAARQEIGIADGARKQAGLIPNPTISYDVEDTRRNTSTTTVSLSQTLELGGKRGARVDVATYGQTAAQLELDRRVNGLRADVVQAFYAALRAQTGLDLAKQSLELTERGLRIVDGRVRAGKSSPVEATRAQVQLAEAKLQVRRAETEKTTAYQQLAQITGSSVTVFDRLESPTLSPGLPPRTEELLAKLDQTAEMRQAVVQIDKSDASLGSEKAQRIPNLTVSVGSQYDRSVRERVNTVGVSMPLPLFDRNQGNILSASRRADQARDQRNAVELRLRTETQTALNQWSTAMQEVESYDKTILPSAQQAVDTATRGFEMGKFGFIEVLDAQRTLIVARGQYLESLAAATNARAQVERVYGEVGSTAGAR